Within the Paenibacillus sp. AN1007 genome, the region AATAATCACGATGATACCCATCTGCAGACCGCCCATCTGATACCCGATCAGACAGAGCGGTACAAGGGAGATCATAACCCCCGCCACAGGCACCAGACTAAGCAGGAAAACCATAATGGTCAATGCGAACAGATAAGGGTAGCCTAAAATCCACAATCCGAGCATCGTCAGCACCGTATTAAATACAGCAATAAGCAGCTGTGCTTCAATGACTTTACCAAAAGAAGATACAAATTTGTCGCCCAGGTACGCTACTTCATTATAGAACCAGCCAATTTTGCTCGTTTTAAACTTGGACGTAAATTTATAGATTTCTTTTTTCTGCAGCAGGAAGAACAGGCTCAAAATAATAACCAGCAGGATGAATTCCAGCCATTTGCTCAAGGCAAAAATGTATTTCAACGCTTCATTGGTATAATTTTTGATATCAAAGGACTGCAGATAACCAGCGATCTTGGAGGCAACATTATCACCATCCGCTGTGTCAAGAAACTTCATAATTTCATTTGTCAGCTGCACAACCTGATCCACAATCCGTGGTGAATATCTCGA harbors:
- a CDS encoding AI-2E family transporter; its protein translation is MIKDWLQNATVRRFLILLLFCLILFSMGSMLHMILLLFLVTYVMNRLQHLITRGLNRFFPVNYKVVVILLYMIVIAGIVLGISRYSPRIVDQVVQLTNEIMKFLDTADGDNVASKIAGYLQSFDIKNYTNEALKYIFALSKWLEFILLVIILSLFFLLQKKEIYKFTSKFKTSKIGWFYNEVAYLGDKFVSSFGKVIEAQLLIAVFNTVLTMLGLWILGYPYLFALTIMVFLLSLVPVAGVMISLVPLCLIGYQMGGLQMGIIVIIMIIIIHALETYFLNPKLMAHKTKLPMFYTFIVLILSQHFLGIWGLIIGIPIFVFMLDILDVNKMEKTDEPVRVETKL